TCGGCGTAGGTCCGCTACAAGTGATTTTCGCGTGGTGGCCGATAGGCGGCGGTGGGTGCCTACCTTGAGGCGTCGTTTCACCTGAGCTCCCCAGATGATCTGATTACCGTCCACGGAAAGGACCAGCGTCGGAATTCCGGCGCGCAGACTAGCGGCCGTCGTGCCCGAACCGCCGTGGTGCACGGCCGCGCGGCAGAGCGGAAAGATGGACGCGTAGTTCACCGTGCCGACAATTTTGACGTGATCGGAATGCGGGAGGTCGCCGAAGTCGCTCCAGCCGGCGCAAATCAACGCCCGCTCACCCAACTGCGCGCACGCTTCCGTGATCATCCCGACCGTGTCAGACGGAGATTCCACCGGCATGCTGCCGAAGCCGAAGAAAATTGGCGGTGCTCCACCGGCAATCCACGAGGCGACGTCGTCGTCGGCGCTCGTCGCCAACTCCATCGTCAGTGCGCCGACAAAGGGGCGCCGGTCCTGCCGTTCCGCCCATTCAGCGGCCAAGCCCGGGAACGCAACCTCGTCGTATGCCTGAATTTCCAATGCTCGCAATGCGGCAATCCGCCGCGGTGAGGAAGATGTTGTCTTCGGTAGGCCGAGCTCGCTTCGCTGAGTGTCTTCGAGCTTTTTGCTTAGCCGCCAAGTCAGCCAGTCGAACACCCGCACCGCGAAGCGAGACGCCGGTGCCGGCAAGATCGCCACAACCTGGCCGTTGGGACGCATCGGGACGTGGTGCAGCGTGACCAGCGGAAGACCGTGATATTCCGCCACATTGGCGGCGATCTCCTGGTAGGTCTGCCCCGCGAGCACCAGGTCGGCCCCCTCCGCCAACGACTTCATCGTCTCGCTCATATGCGCCCACGACTGGTTGGTGACCTCCTTGATTTGGCGCCCCGACCGCGATATGTCCCGAACTCTCCAGAAGTTGCTGAACAGGGTCGTACTGAATTTGCGGAACGCATCCATCCAAGCGTTCGTCTCCGCCCCGTACGGCACTGCGGAAAGGCCGGCCGATTGCGCGAAGCCGACCAGGTCGGGTGGGACCGCGATGCACACGTCATGCCCTCTGAGCTGCAGTTCGCGGCCAACGACGACAGAAGGCTCGATATCGCCTCGAGTTCCATAGCTCGCCAGCGCAAATCTCATGACGGATCTCAAACTTTCAGTCATCGTGTCCGGGCGCCGACGCGTCCGTGTCGCGGGTCCGGAACGAGCCTATGGCTTCGCCTGGGACTTGACAGGTGAACGACGACTCTTCCGCGCGGACTCCGGCGAGCCGGAAAACGAGGACGGGACACGTTAGTTCTGAGTACTATTCGGGCATTTCACTATGTCGTCCAGGGGGCTGAGGAAATCGGTGTGCCTGATACCGCTGCGCCCTATGGGGGCCTCCTCGGTGGGTGAACGGTGAAGATGGAATCTGATTGCGGCGCGTTGCCGGCTGCCAATGCCGCCGACCCCGCCAAGAGGTTGTTGTCTATCGACTGGCTCGATGCCGATGAACACGGCCAGCTGGACGAATGGGGCAACCGAGCGGTCCTGGCGCAGCCCGCCCGCCCGCCGGTCTCGATTCCGGATATGTTCGCGGCGCGGGTGGCCCGCGACGCGGATGCGGTAGCGATCACCTGCGGAAGCCGCTCGATGACCTACGGCGAGCTGGACGTGGCATCTAATCGGTTGGCGCACCTGCTCGTTGGCCGCGGCGCCGCCCCCGGTGAGCGCGTGGCGATGCTGCTGCCGCGCTGCGCCGAGGCCATCGTGGCGGTCCTGGCGGTGATCAAGACCGGGGCGGCATACGTGCCGATGGATCCAGCACATCCCGACGCGCGCATCGGGCTGGTCGTCGGTGACGCCGCACCGATCGCCGTGATCACCACGGCGGATCTACGTCTGCGGGTGGATGCATCCGACGTGCCCGTTATCGACATCGCTGACCCGGCCATCGACGCGCAGTCCGGCGACGCGTTGCCAGTCCCCGCCGCCGACAACCTCGCCTACCTCGTCTATACCTCGGGCACCACCGGCATGCCCAAGGGTGTGGGGGTCACGCACCATAATGTGACCCGGCTCCTCGAATCACTCGGTGCCGAGCTGGCGCCGGGACAGGTGTGGACGCAATGTCATTCCCTGGCCTTCGATTACTCCGTCTGGGAGATCTGGGCTCCGCTTCTGTACGGCGGGCGGCTGCTGATGGTGCCGGATGGTGTCGTTCGTTCGTCGGAAGAATTCCACGCCCTGCTCGTGCGCGAACAGGTCAGCGTCTTGAGCCAGACTCCGTCGGCGTTCCACGCCCTGCAAACCGCCGACGCGCTGCACTCCGAGATGGGGCAGCT
The sequence above is drawn from the Mycobacterium marseillense genome and encodes:
- a CDS encoding glycosyltransferase is translated as MRFALASYGTRGDIEPSVVVGRELQLRGHDVCIAVPPDLVGFAQSAGLSAVPYGAETNAWMDAFRKFSTTLFSNFWRVRDISRSGRQIKEVTNQSWAHMSETMKSLAEGADLVLAGQTYQEIAANVAEYHGLPLVTLHHVPMRPNGQVVAILPAPASRFAVRVFDWLTWRLSKKLEDTQRSELGLPKTTSSSPRRIAALRALEIQAYDEVAFPGLAAEWAERQDRRPFVGALTMELATSADDDVASWIAGGAPPIFFGFGSMPVESPSDTVGMITEACAQLGERALICAGWSDFGDLPHSDHVKIVGTVNYASIFPLCRAAVHHGGSGTTAASLRAGIPTLVLSVDGNQIIWGAQVKRRLKVGTHRRLSATTRKSLVADLRRILAPEYAIRARELAARMTTPAESVAKAADLTENFAGSRRFA